From one Paeniglutamicibacter psychrophenolicus genomic stretch:
- a CDS encoding amidohydrolase family protein — MLISNVRPWGNEAVDLEITDGLIGSVSPHNPRLPVAGGIEGRGRLALPAFSDVHVHLDSTRIGLPFREHTGAPGVWGMMLNDRHHWRKAEVPLPERVAETLQRMIAHGTTRVRSYAQIDVDCKLEKFEAVLAAKEKFGDRADVQIMAFPQAGLLREPGTVHYLEESLKLGATVMGGIDPCQLDRDPVRHLDIVFGLAEKYQVDVDIHLHEPGHLAHFSTELIMERTRALGMEGRVTLSHAYELGNVSEAATARVIEQMGALDISWATVAPATSGKQFNLAAMTEAGIRVGLGEDGQRDYWSPYGDCDLLSRTWQLAFTHGLRQDELIEHAAAIATWGGAGIMDRSLGRLRSTSDRPGLAVGDRADLVLLAGETVTSAVMDRGADRTVIHDGRVVADQLEML; from the coding sequence GTGCTCATCAGCAACGTGAGGCCATGGGGAAACGAAGCGGTGGACCTTGAAATCACCGACGGACTGATCGGCTCCGTTTCCCCGCACAACCCACGCCTCCCGGTGGCCGGTGGCATCGAGGGCCGTGGGCGGCTGGCGCTTCCCGCGTTCTCCGATGTCCATGTGCACCTGGACTCGACGCGGATCGGGCTGCCGTTCCGCGAACACACCGGGGCCCCGGGGGTCTGGGGCATGATGCTCAACGACCGTCACCATTGGCGCAAGGCCGAGGTTCCGCTGCCGGAGCGGGTCGCCGAAACCCTGCAGCGCATGATCGCGCACGGCACCACGCGGGTGCGCAGCTACGCGCAGATCGATGTCGACTGCAAGCTGGAGAAGTTCGAGGCGGTGCTCGCGGCCAAGGAAAAATTCGGCGACCGTGCCGACGTGCAGATCATGGCATTCCCGCAGGCCGGGCTGCTGCGCGAACCCGGCACCGTGCACTACCTGGAAGAATCGTTGAAGCTCGGGGCCACGGTCATGGGCGGCATCGACCCGTGCCAGCTGGACCGGGACCCGGTGCGGCATCTGGACATCGTGTTCGGGCTGGCAGAGAAATACCAGGTGGACGTCGACATCCACCTGCACGAGCCCGGGCACCTGGCGCATTTCAGCACCGAGCTCATCATGGAACGCACCCGCGCCCTGGGCATGGAGGGCAGGGTGACGCTCTCGCACGCGTACGAGCTGGGGAACGTCTCGGAGGCTGCCACCGCGCGGGTCATCGAGCAGATGGGCGCCCTGGACATCTCCTGGGCCACGGTTGCCCCGGCCACCTCGGGCAAGCAATTCAATCTCGCGGCCATGACCGAGGCAGGCATCCGGGTGGGGCTCGGCGAGGACGGGCAACGCGACTACTGGAGCCCCTACGGGGACTGCGACCTGCTCTCGCGCACCTGGCAGCTGGCCTTCACCCACGGGTTGCGGCAGGACGAATTGATCGAACACGCCGCGGCCATTGCCACCTGGGGCGGGGCGGGCATCATGGACCGGAGCCTGGGCCGGTTGCGCTCGACCAGCGACCGTCCGGGACTGGCGGTCGGGGACCGGGCGGACCTCGTGTTGCTTGCGGGGGAGACCGTGACCAGCGCCGTCATGGACCGCGGCGCCGACCGCACCGTCATCCATGACGGCCGGGTCGTGGCGGACCAGCTGGAGATGCTCTAG
- a CDS encoding TrmH family RNA methyltransferase, producing the protein MTSAVETPAPEPTEYDPVHEERPEVGVGPWEGELPSGEHFDAELLETGDRRNVADKYRYWSMEAIVADLDERRHDFHIAIENWQHDMNIGTVVRTANAFLAKEVHIIGRRRWNKRGAMVTDRYQHVRHHPTVEDFVAWAKGEGLSIIGIDIFPDSQKLETYELPRNCVLVFGQEGPGLSEEVHQSAEATLSIEQFGSTRSINAASAAGIAMHAWIRRHVFDQSV; encoded by the coding sequence GTGACTTCCGCCGTTGAAACCCCCGCACCAGAGCCCACCGAGTACGATCCCGTCCATGAGGAGCGCCCCGAGGTGGGCGTTGGCCCGTGGGAGGGCGAGCTGCCTTCCGGTGAGCACTTCGATGCCGAGCTGCTGGAAACCGGGGACCGGCGCAATGTGGCGGACAAGTACCGCTACTGGAGCATGGAGGCGATCGTCGCGGACCTGGACGAGCGCCGCCACGACTTCCACATCGCCATCGAGAACTGGCAGCACGACATGAACATCGGCACGGTCGTGCGCACCGCCAACGCCTTCCTGGCCAAGGAAGTGCACATCATCGGACGCCGGCGCTGGAACAAGCGCGGCGCGATGGTCACCGACCGCTACCAGCATGTGCGCCACCACCCCACGGTCGAGGACTTCGTTGCCTGGGCCAAGGGGGAGGGGTTGTCGATCATCGGGATCGACATCTTCCCGGATTCCCAGAAGCTGGAAACCTACGAGCTGCCGCGCAATTGCGTGCTGGTCTTTGGCCAGGAAGGGCCGGGGCTGAGCGAGGAAGTCCACCAAAGTGCCGAAGCAACCCTGTCGATCGAGCAGTTCGGCTCCACCCGCTCCATCAATGCCGCCTCGGCCGCCGGGATCGCCATGCATGCGTGGATCCGCCGGCACGTTTTCGACCAGTCGGTCTAA
- a CDS encoding M23 family metallopeptidase: MKKHQVNHPLPLPARRELRTKQKNPKAAALGIAVLATLALSVSPTLDGRQIDAMPVASSPLQVDEAAFKQPVEVGLFGGVDAIRWESENITSAAAGVKVVDASDPGALLGISGASAQLVGQNVGPLGVLPAGIQLIHPVSSRHITSPYGWRNNPTGAGTQIHIGQDYAIACGSPVYASADGTVIQSAWAGHSGMRVTIDHGSSVRTGYSHNSTLVAKVGDVVKQGQLIALSGTTGNSTGCHVHFEVIINGRWNDPRNFLPLIPGQPNPILDSRRTTIAAEPIRNTGEPRSESENGHDIDVPMPDPTKPAPSTKAPENETASPKPSETTRPSETTKPGTTPTPKPTPDTSPEPSATPTPDASPTPTPTPEPSEETTPPPSSSPTSATPADPPSDDPTGSPSSASTGSQSSTPTTSSTSAPTGSASTLSDPGVGTPSAKSSSGAGTTGDGTAATPSSSATATPSS, from the coding sequence GTGAAAAAGCACCAAGTCAACCACCCGCTCCCGCTGCCCGCGCGCCGCGAACTGCGCACCAAGCAGAAAAACCCCAAGGCCGCGGCCCTGGGGATCGCGGTTCTTGCGACACTTGCCCTATCGGTTTCCCCCACCCTTGACGGGCGCCAGATCGACGCCATGCCTGTGGCGTCTTCCCCGCTCCAGGTGGACGAGGCCGCGTTCAAGCAGCCGGTCGAGGTCGGGCTGTTCGGCGGAGTCGACGCGATCCGCTGGGAATCGGAAAACATCACCAGCGCCGCTGCCGGTGTCAAGGTTGTAGACGCCTCCGACCCCGGTGCCTTGCTGGGCATCTCCGGAGCGTCCGCCCAACTCGTGGGTCAAAACGTGGGCCCGCTCGGTGTGCTTCCCGCGGGGATCCAGTTGATCCATCCGGTCTCATCCCGGCACATCACCAGCCCCTACGGTTGGCGGAACAACCCGACCGGCGCCGGCACACAGATCCACATCGGCCAGGATTATGCCATTGCCTGCGGGTCGCCGGTGTATGCCAGCGCGGACGGAACCGTCATCCAGTCGGCCTGGGCGGGACACTCGGGCATGCGCGTGACGATCGACCACGGGTCCTCGGTGCGCACCGGCTACAGCCACAACTCGACGCTCGTGGCCAAGGTCGGGGACGTGGTCAAGCAAGGCCAACTGATTGCCCTGAGCGGGACCACCGGAAACTCGACCGGGTGCCATGTGCACTTCGAGGTCATCATCAATGGACGCTGGAACGATCCACGCAACTTCCTGCCGCTGATTCCCGGCCAACCCAACCCGATTCTCGATTCCCGCAGGACCACCATCGCGGCCGAACCCATTCGAAACACCGGGGAACCCCGGAGCGAAAGCGAGAACGGGCACGACATCGACGTACCGATGCCAGATCCGACCAAGCCCGCACCTTCGACCAAGGCGCCAGAGAACGAAACGGCGTCGCCGAAGCCGAGCGAAACGACCAGGCCAAGCGAAACGACCAAACCCGGCACGACACCCACTCCCAAGCCGACACCGGACACATCCCCGGAACCCTCGGCCACGCCAACTCCCGACGCGAGCCCGACGCCGACCCCGACGCCGGAGCCCAGCGAAGAAACAACGCCTCCACCCAGTTCATCCCCGACCAGCGCGACACCGGCCGATCCACCGTCTGACGATCCGACCGGTTCGCCGTCCAGCGCATCCACTGGGTCTCAATCCTCCACGCCGACCACGTCTTCGACCAGTGCACCGACCGGGTCTGCAAGCACGTTGTCCGATCCGGGTGTCGGGACTCCGAGCGCGAAATCCTCAAGTGGCGCGGGGACTACCGGTGACGGAACAGCTGCGACGCCGTCGTCTTCCGCGACCGCAACTCCATCCTCGTAG
- a CDS encoding ArsR/SmtB family transcription factor yields the protein MPETEHSKIGADAVAASAPNMPDWIDVFALVADATRMKILIAMHAAPDSSVSQLAAATALGANTVTQALATLHKAGVVSVRADGRYRRWTLTHPDVHRLLHQMQAPHSELHPEHPQH from the coding sequence ATGCCGGAAACGGAACACAGCAAGATCGGGGCGGACGCGGTGGCCGCCTCGGCGCCAAACATGCCCGACTGGATCGACGTCTTTGCCCTGGTTGCGGATGCCACGCGGATGAAGATCCTCATCGCCATGCATGCCGCCCCGGACTCCTCGGTCAGCCAGCTGGCCGCCGCCACGGCACTTGGCGCCAACACCGTCACCCAGGCACTGGCCACCTTGCACAAGGCGGGCGTGGTGAGCGTGCGCGCCGACGGCCGCTACCGCCGCTGGACCCTGACCCACCCCGATGTCCACCGGCTGTTGCACCAGATGCAGGCGCCGCATTCGGAATTGCACCCCGAGCACCCGCAGCACTGA
- a CDS encoding M23 family metallopeptidase, which yields MGLAVAAAVAMSGAPGLGLSADQIAPQPVQAPNYEATAYVQPVRVSLLSGVDAIAWQTLGITSTAAGIGIDGEPAGALPAFQTHSGSGPGAAAQPNAAGFMVGQNVGVLGALPGNIQLMHPVTSRHITSPYGWRHNPTGAGTQIHIGQDYAVPCGSPVYASADGVVIQSAWAGHSGMRVTIDHGSSVRTGYSHNSRLIAKVGDIVKQGQLIALSGTTGNSTGCHVHFEVIINGRWNDPRNFLPPISGQPNPMIDSRRTTIAAEPIRNTGAPRSSEGGAADFPTRWASAPRAHNPSPAPSRHRAPVAAPKAEPPATHKPEAKPKPAPHVKPTPDTKPAPTTQAPAPQAKPKPKPESTPAPTTPAPTTPAPTTPAPTTPAPTTPAPTTPAPTTPAPESPTTQAPETTAPLPEVNEVPTLEVPLPGTETDEPSTGPTDGATAPKAEGAAPEVESEPKTSTPKDDGTTSDSAEIEPAKKESDQEAPAVQKAPAVEQPPVKPAGEPEAKTVVAPAPKKAEAPAPGKKVAAPAPKKVAAPAPVKKVAAPAPKPVAAPKAPAEAVKAAPVAKPKPVAPKAPVAPVKKVAAPAPAPAKAEAVKPKAPEPVAKPAAESAADAPADTGGEAAADK from the coding sequence TTGGGGCTTGCCGTGGCCGCGGCCGTGGCGATGTCGGGTGCGCCCGGCTTGGGACTATCCGCGGACCAAATCGCACCGCAACCCGTACAAGCACCGAACTACGAAGCCACGGCATACGTGCAGCCGGTCAGGGTCTCATTGCTCAGCGGCGTGGACGCGATCGCGTGGCAGACGCTGGGCATCACCAGCACCGCCGCCGGGATCGGCATCGACGGGGAACCGGCCGGTGCCTTACCTGCCTTCCAGACGCACTCCGGCTCCGGCCCGGGGGCTGCTGCGCAGCCCAATGCCGCCGGCTTCATGGTTGGCCAGAACGTGGGAGTGCTTGGGGCGCTTCCCGGAAACATCCAACTCATGCATCCGGTGACATCGCGGCACATCACCAGCCCGTACGGGTGGCGACACAACCCGACCGGCGCAGGCACGCAGATCCACATCGGCCAGGACTACGCCGTTCCGTGCGGGTCGCCGGTGTATGCATCCGCCGACGGCGTGGTGATCCAGTCGGCCTGGGCCGGGCACTCCGGCATGCGCGTGACCATCGACCACGGGTCCTCCGTGCGCACCGGCTACAGCCACAATTCCCGGCTCATTGCCAAGGTGGGCGACATCGTCAAGCAGGGCCAGCTCATCGCGTTGAGCGGCACCACGGGGAACTCCACGGGTTGCCACGTGCACTTCGAGGTCATCATCAATGGGCGCTGGAACGATCCACGGAACTTCCTGCCTCCGATCTCGGGCCAGCCCAACCCCATGATCGATTCGCGCCGCACCACCATCGCCGCCGAACCGATCCGCAACACCGGGGCTCCCCGCTCATCCGAGGGCGGTGCGGCGGACTTCCCGACACGCTGGGCCTCGGCACCGCGCGCGCACAACCCAAGTCCGGCACCAAGCCGGCACCGGGCACCGGTCGCTGCACCGAAGGCTGAGCCACCGGCAACACACAAGCCGGAAGCAAAGCCGAAGCCTGCGCCGCATGTGAAGCCGACGCCTGACACCAAGCCTGCACCCACCACCCAGGCTCCGGCACCTCAGGCAAAGCCGAAGCCGAAGCCGGAATCCACTCCGGCTCCGACCACCCCGGCTCCGACCACGCCGGCACCAACGACGCCGGCTCCGACCACGCCGGCTCCGACCACGCCGGCACCAACGACGCCGGCTCCGACCACGCCGGCACCCGAGTCGCCAACGACCCAGGCACCGGAAACGACCGCCCCGCTGCCCGAGGTGAACGAAGTTCCGACGCTTGAGGTCCCACTTCCGGGAACTGAGACCGATGAGCCCTCGACCGGACCAACGGACGGGGCAACTGCACCGAAGGCCGAAGGCGCAGCACCGGAGGTGGAATCCGAACCGAAGACGTCCACTCCCAAGGACGACGGGACCACCTCGGATTCAGCCGAAATCGAACCGGCGAAGAAGGAATCCGACCAGGAAGCCCCCGCGGTCCAGAAGGCGCCAGCCGTCGAACAGCCCCCGGTGAAGCCCGCAGGGGAACCCGAGGCCAAGACGGTCGTAGCTCCGGCACCCAAGAAGGCCGAGGCCCCGGCCCCGGGCAAGAAGGTCGCAGCTCCGGCGCCCAAGAAGGTCGCAGCACCGGCCCCGGTCAAAAAGGTTGCCGCACCGGCACCCAAGCCGGTCGCCGCGCCGAAGGCCCCGGCCGAAGCCGTCAAGGCCGCACCCGTGGCCAAGCCGAAGCCCGTGGCACCCAAGGCACCGGTTGCCCCGGTGAAAAAGGTTGCCGCACCGGCCCCGGCCCCCGCAAAGGCCGAAGCCGTCAAGCCAAAGGCCCCGGAACCGGTGGCCAAGCCTGCCGCCGAAAGCGCAGCCGACGCACCCGCCGACACGGGAGGTGAAGCGGCCGCCGACAAGTGA
- a CDS encoding MFS transporter — protein sequence MTTKQPSSSLPVPFRWLWAGAATSNLGDGMLLAAGPLLVTTITRDPLAVALAPFAQQIPWVLFGLLAGAVVDRVDRRKLMILVNLLRMLVIISLAAIIFSGALGLPVLYGCLFLLGTAEAFADNASTSLIPTLVPSAQLGLANSRLFGTITVTNQLAGPPLGAMLFAISHSLPYAGFAALLALAVVLYSKVAVPLPAPGSSRAPGTSMLLEVREGLGWMRRHFAVRTLAILITCFNVTFGATFAMLVLYATDQLALGDIGYGLLMSASAVGGIIGSLLFPLLERKFSYATLLRTGLVLETVTHLALVLTHQAWLAMAILFLFGIHALVWGSVSSTVRQRAVPDRLRGRINSVYMLGSIGGIATGSLLGGVLGQVFSYRAPFWFGFFGSFIILLLVWKSMTHIATAGSHGEEDQATPPQMP from the coding sequence GTGACCACCAAGCAACCATCTTCGTCGCTGCCGGTTCCCTTCCGCTGGCTGTGGGCCGGTGCAGCGACCAGCAACCTCGGCGACGGCATGCTGTTGGCCGCGGGACCCCTGCTGGTCACCACCATCACCCGCGACCCGTTGGCCGTGGCCCTGGCACCCTTCGCCCAACAGATCCCGTGGGTGCTCTTCGGGCTGCTCGCGGGTGCGGTGGTGGACCGGGTGGACCGGCGCAAGCTCATGATCCTGGTCAACCTCCTGCGGATGCTGGTGATCATCTCCTTGGCCGCCATCATCTTCTCCGGAGCGCTGGGCCTGCCGGTGCTCTATGGCTGCCTCTTCCTCCTGGGCACCGCGGAGGCCTTTGCGGACAACGCCTCCACCTCGCTGATCCCCACACTGGTGCCCAGCGCGCAGCTGGGGCTGGCCAACTCGCGGCTCTTTGGCACCATCACCGTGACCAATCAACTGGCCGGACCACCGCTGGGAGCCATGCTCTTCGCGATATCCCACTCGCTTCCCTACGCGGGATTTGCCGCGCTGCTGGCCCTGGCCGTGGTGCTCTATTCCAAGGTGGCCGTCCCGCTGCCGGCACCAGGAAGCTCCAGGGCACCGGGCACCTCGATGCTGCTGGAGGTCCGGGAAGGACTCGGCTGGATGCGCAGGCATTTTGCCGTGCGCACCCTGGCGATCCTGATCACCTGCTTCAATGTCACCTTCGGGGCCACATTCGCGATGCTGGTGCTCTATGCGACGGACCAGCTGGCACTGGGGGACATCGGCTACGGACTGCTGATGAGCGCAAGCGCCGTGGGCGGCATCATTGGTTCCTTGCTCTTTCCGTTGCTGGAACGCAAGTTCAGCTACGCCACCTTGCTGCGCACCGGACTGGTCCTGGAAACCGTCACCCATCTGGCCCTGGTGCTCACCCATCAGGCATGGCTGGCCATGGCCATCCTGTTCCTCTTCGGCATCCACGCCCTGGTTTGGGGCTCGGTCTCCTCCACGGTGCGCCAGCGGGCGGTGCCCGATCGGCTGCGCGGCCGGATCAACTCGGTCTACATGCTTGGCAGCATCGGCGGCATCGCCACCGGTTCCCTGCTCGGCGGTGTGCTGGGCCAGGTGTTCAGCTACCGGGCGCCGTTCTGGTTCGGGTTCTTCGGCTCGTTCATCATCCTGCTGCTGGTCTGGAAATCGATGACCCACATAGCGACCGCCGGCAGCCACGGGGAAGAAGACCAGGCAACGCCACCCCAAATGCCTTGA
- a CDS encoding ABC transporter substrate-binding protein produces MRNPQRLTTLAILASILLVGTGCAPAAPGSGREGPAQPSLALLTAALPETLNPLAGFDNNGTGKINESLYTLTGSPDHLPQITPLLAADEPTVSADARTWTVPLRQDARFSDGTAFDAADVVASYKAIMDPASASPIFGTLSNVVDVKALDPHTVEFTLRESQVSFKTAMLIGIAPSEAIEPGQRVEESALNRKPVGTGPYLVDSIGPSRLVLVANPGYRDGEVALKRVTYEAAPDDNARAQRMLAGEFDGTVLPPRLAATFSANPAFELVTATSADWRGLSLPADNPLTSDPKVRLALNLAVDRQALVDGVLAGAGRPAHTFAPAEYGDAFDPAAVFAHDPARAAQLLDEAGWVLGDDSMRSKDGAPAAFTLMYNPGDQLRRDLSLAFSAQMKQLGIDVPVEAATFEMAEPRMGTDAIMLGGGDTPYDVDTQLYKMLHSSYPATGAYYDNPSRFADPAMDKALETGRTTLDQAKRAAAYREVARLYVTEPSMVLLAFIDHTYIQRTSVSEAWTGTGTLLEPHDHGTAWGPWVKIGQWVPKQ; encoded by the coding sequence GTGCGCAATCCACAACGCCTGACGACGCTGGCCATTCTTGCCTCCATTCTATTGGTCGGCACCGGTTGCGCGCCCGCAGCACCCGGGTCCGGCAGGGAAGGGCCCGCCCAGCCCTCGCTGGCCCTGCTCACTGCGGCTCTTCCCGAGACGCTTAACCCGCTGGCCGGATTCGACAACAATGGCACGGGCAAGATCAACGAATCCCTCTACACCCTCACCGGCTCCCCCGACCACTTGCCGCAAATCACGCCCCTGCTGGCAGCGGACGAACCAACCGTATCCGCCGATGCGCGCACGTGGACGGTCCCGCTGCGCCAGGATGCCCGGTTCAGCGACGGAACCGCCTTTGATGCCGCGGATGTCGTGGCAAGCTACAAGGCCATCATGGATCCGGCGAGCGCCTCGCCGATCTTCGGCACGCTCTCAAACGTCGTGGACGTCAAGGCCCTGGACCCACACACCGTCGAATTCACGCTGCGCGAATCCCAGGTCTCCTTCAAGACGGCCATGCTCATCGGCATTGCCCCGTCCGAAGCCATCGAGCCCGGACAACGGGTCGAGGAATCGGCCTTGAACCGCAAACCGGTGGGCACCGGACCCTACCTGGTGGATTCGATCGGCCCCTCGCGCCTGGTCCTGGTGGCCAACCCGGGATACCGCGACGGGGAGGTCGCGCTCAAGCGCGTCACCTACGAGGCCGCACCCGATGACAACGCCCGGGCCCAGCGCATGCTGGCCGGGGAATTCGACGGCACCGTGCTGCCCCCGCGCCTGGCGGCCACCTTCTCGGCCAACCCCGCCTTCGAGCTGGTGACGGCCACCTCCGCGGATTGGCGCGGACTCTCCCTTCCTGCCGACAACCCGCTGACTTCCGACCCTAAGGTGCGCCTGGCGCTGAACCTTGCGGTGGACCGGCAGGCGCTGGTCGACGGGGTCCTGGCCGGCGCCGGGCGCCCGGCACACACCTTCGCCCCGGCCGAGTACGGGGATGCGTTCGACCCCGCGGCCGTCTTTGCCCACGACCCGGCCCGCGCCGCACAGCTGTTGGACGAGGCCGGCTGGGTTCTCGGAGACGACTCCATGCGTTCCAAGGACGGGGCCCCTGCCGCGTTCACGCTGATGTACAACCCCGGGGACCAGCTGCGCCGGGACTTGTCCCTGGCGTTCTCCGCCCAGATGAAACAGCTGGGCATCGACGTGCCGGTCGAGGCGGCGACCTTCGAGATGGCCGAGCCGCGGATGGGCACCGACGCGATCATGCTCGGCGGCGGAGACACCCCCTACGACGTGGACACCCAGCTGTACAAGATGCTGCACTCCTCCTACCCGGCGACCGGCGCCTACTACGACAACCCGAGCAGGTTCGCCGACCCGGCCATGGACAAGGCACTGGAAACAGGACGCACCACCCTGGATCAGGCCAAGCGGGCCGCAGCATACCGCGAGGTGGCGCGCCTCTACGTCACCGAGCCCTCGATGGTCCTGCTCGCTTTCATCGACCACACCTACATCCAGCGCACCTCCGTCTCCGAGGCCTGGACCGGCACCGGGACGCTGCTCGAACCCCACGACCACGGCACCGCGTGGGGCCCGTGGGTCAAGATCGGCCAATGGGTCCCGAAGCAATGA
- the corA gene encoding magnesium/cobalt transporter CorA → MPIIDNAIYVSGKRVIHPPDLSSTFESMKECGGMAWLGLYRPDMAEMQEVAAELGLHELAVEDTLSGHQRPKLEHYGDHLFVVLRPARYIDESEKVEFGELHVYVGVDFVVTVRHAESPKLAQVRQRLEDEPGLLGIGPAAVLYAVLDQVVDEYEPVFAGLSNDIDEIEDQLFSGTSHVSRRIYELSREVIDFQRALAPLDDVLARLRRDFRLSDISEEDALELDRKLIDVQDHAIRLTERITSFRALLSNALSLSSTLASQRATEAGLAQNEQMKKISSWAAIIFAPSLVTGIYGMNFKHMPELEFSFGYPAAIGLMLALAVSLFAIFKKNNWL, encoded by the coding sequence ATGCCCATCATTGACAATGCGATTTACGTTTCGGGCAAGCGCGTGATCCATCCGCCGGATCTCAGCTCCACGTTCGAGTCCATGAAGGAGTGCGGCGGCATGGCCTGGCTCGGGCTCTACCGTCCCGACATGGCCGAGATGCAGGAGGTTGCCGCGGAGCTTGGCCTGCACGAGCTGGCGGTGGAAGACACCCTCTCCGGCCACCAGCGCCCCAAGTTGGAGCACTACGGCGACCACCTGTTCGTGGTCCTGCGCCCGGCCCGCTACATCGACGAGTCCGAAAAGGTCGAGTTCGGGGAGTTGCACGTCTATGTCGGGGTCGACTTCGTGGTCACCGTCCGCCATGCCGAGTCGCCCAAGCTGGCCCAGGTGCGCCAGCGGCTCGAAGATGAGCCGGGGCTGCTGGGCATTGGCCCGGCAGCGGTACTCTACGCGGTCCTTGACCAGGTCGTTGACGAATACGAGCCGGTGTTTGCCGGCCTGAGCAACGACATCGATGAGATCGAGGACCAGCTTTTCTCCGGGACCTCCCACGTCTCGCGGCGGATCTACGAACTGTCCCGGGAAGTCATTGATTTCCAGCGCGCGCTGGCACCATTGGACGACGTGCTGGCCCGCTTGCGCAGGGACTTCAGGCTCAGCGACATCTCCGAGGAAGACGCCCTGGAACTTGACCGCAAACTCATCGACGTCCAGGACCACGCGATCCGGCTCACCGAGCGCATCACCTCCTTTCGGGCCCTGCTGTCCAACGCCCTGTCGCTGTCCTCGACCCTGGCCTCGCAGCGGGCCACCGAGGCCGGCCTGGCCCAGAACGAACAGATGAAGAAGATTTCCTCGTGGGCAGCGATCATTTTCGCCCCGAGCCTGGTCACCGGAATCTACGGCATGAACTTCAAGCACATGCCGGAACTGGAATTCAGCTTTGGCTATCCGGCGGCGATCGGGCTGATGTTGGCACTGGCCGTGAGCCTCTTTGCCATTTTCAAGAAGAACAATTGGTTATAG
- a CDS encoding HAD-IIA family hydrolase, whose translation MDGVLVHENQAIDGAADMIEHWVSTGKRFLVLTNNSIYTPRDLRARLLSSGLDVPEANIWTSAMATAEFLRRQRPGGRAFVIGEAGLTTALHEAGFILTDQEPEYVVLGETRTYSFEAITKAIRLIAAGARFITTNPDATGPSPEGLLPATGSVAALITQATGRDPYVVGKPNPMMFRSALNRIDAHSETTAMIGDRMDTDIIAGMEAGLLTILVHTGITKPGDVASFPFRPDLEHDSVADILAELREGRDSHHAGPASGPHEH comes from the coding sequence ATGGACGGGGTGCTGGTCCACGAGAACCAGGCCATCGACGGTGCCGCGGACATGATTGAGCATTGGGTCTCCACCGGCAAGCGCTTCCTGGTGCTGACCAACAACTCCATCTACACCCCGCGCGACCTGCGCGCCAGGCTGCTGTCCTCCGGGCTCGATGTCCCCGAGGCGAACATCTGGACCTCGGCCATGGCCACCGCGGAGTTCCTGCGGCGCCAGCGCCCGGGCGGGCGCGCCTTCGTGATCGGCGAGGCCGGGCTGACCACCGCATTGCACGAGGCAGGGTTCATCCTCACCGACCAGGAGCCCGAGTACGTGGTGCTGGGCGAAACCCGCACCTACTCCTTCGAGGCCATCACCAAGGCCATCCGGCTGATTGCCGCGGGAGCCCGCTTCATCACCACCAACCCTGATGCCACCGGCCCCTCCCCGGAAGGCCTGCTCCCGGCCACCGGATCGGTGGCCGCACTGATCACCCAGGCCACCGGGCGCGACCCGTATGTGGTGGGCAAACCGAACCCGATGATGTTCCGCTCGGCCCTGAACCGGATCGACGCGCATTCGGAGACCACCGCAATGATCGGGGACCGCATGGACACCGACATCATTGCCGGGATGGAGGCCGGGCTGCTGACCATCCTGGTGCACACCGGGATCACCAAGCCCGGCGACGTGGCTTCGTTCCCGTTCCGCCCGGACCTTGAGCACGATTCGGTGGCAGACATCCTGGCCGAGCTTCGCGAGGGGCGCGACTCCCACCACGCGGGCCCGGCCTCGGGACCGCACGAACACTAG